One part of the Armatimonadia bacterium genome encodes these proteins:
- a CDS encoding methyltransferase domain-containing protein: protein MSTQAGKESAVARARAVGYSDADIASVPPEVVMGMGCGNPVGVAGLRPGQTVLDLGCGGGFDCLLAAERVGPSGRVIGVDVFEEVLEVARAAAAKQGRTNVEFHLGTLEALPLPDVSVDVIISNCVISDVRDRARAFREAVRVLRTGGWVMISDLVVTALLPEGPSDVPAIWADWLAHAPGLDGYLSVMRQSGLRDVSIVEERPYASPGTPPDLVGRITSILVSASK, encoded by the coding sequence ATGAGCACCCAGGCAGGCAAAGAGTCAGCAGTGGCCCGTGCCAGGGCGGTTGGCTACTCGGACGCGGACATCGCCAGCGTGCCGCCCGAGGTGGTCATGGGGATGGGCTGCGGCAACCCCGTCGGGGTCGCCGGCCTGCGTCCCGGCCAGACGGTGCTCGACCTGGGGTGCGGCGGTGGGTTCGACTGCCTGCTCGCGGCCGAGCGGGTGGGACCGAGTGGTCGGGTCATCGGCGTGGACGTGTTCGAGGAGGTCCTTGAGGTCGCCCGGGCGGCCGCCGCGAAGCAGGGCCGTACCAACGTCGAGTTCCACCTTGGGACGCTCGAGGCTTTGCCCCTGCCGGACGTGTCGGTGGATGTCATCATCAGCAACTGCGTGATCAGCGACGTGAGGGACAGGGCTCGGGCGTTCCGCGAGGCGGTCAGGGTCCTGCGTACAGGTGGCTGGGTGATGATCTCTGACCTGGTGGTGACCGCCCTCCTGCCCGAAGGCCCATCGGACGTCCCCGCGATCTGGGCGGACTGGCTCGCCCACGCCCCAGGCCTGGACGGGTACCTGTCGGTGATGCGGCAGAGCGGGCTCCGCGACGTGAGCATCGTCGAGGAGCGGCCCTACGCCTCGCCCGGCACGCCGCCGGACCTCGTCGGCAGGATCACCAGCATCCTGGTGAGTGCGTCGAAGTGA